Proteins from a genomic interval of Caulobacter rhizosphaerae:
- the fliF gene encoding flagellar basal-body MS-ring/collar protein FliF, producing MDKFLSAIQRFGVGRLAALIGVAAGAIAVIAAVMMMMSKQPNELLLSNVDPKESAAATQALDTAGIKYETKSDGSTIYVARDKVNAARQLIFTKGLVTSGSVGYEIFDTGNALGQTDFVQQLNRQRALQGELERTIQGWDGVRAARVHLVIPKRQLFEEDAEKPTAAVTISTGREPSADMVRAVQNLVAGSVAGMKPDAVNVIDQHGKTLSAGNDESLAGKLAQDAKSEAEARIAKTVKDMIDGVLGPGKARVNVTADLDLNRVTTQERKFDPDGQVIRSESTNANNSSETKNDDTGGVTSTQNIPGQTPNGFQPLGAKQDSNESVTNYEISESTTTTVQEPGKVRKVAIAVAVDGVTAPPGKDGKPGAYTPRSAAEMAQLEQLVKTAVGFDQTRGDQVSVVNVRFPQPEDQGLGKAGLMDGIDKNDLMRFAELGVLAVVALLILLFAVRPFLKSLMSPPPTPLGLALNTPQITRMVTLSDGTTQEVVVDQTGEPIAIAGPADMDQRIDIAKIEGQVKASSIKRVSEFVEKHPDESVAILRSWLHESE from the coding sequence TTGGATAAGTTCCTCAGCGCGATTCAAAGGTTTGGCGTCGGCCGTCTGGCCGCCCTGATCGGCGTCGCCGCGGGCGCGATCGCCGTGATCGCCGCCGTGATGATGATGATGAGCAAGCAGCCCAACGAGCTGCTGCTGTCCAATGTCGACCCCAAGGAATCCGCCGCCGCCACCCAGGCGCTGGACACCGCCGGCATCAAGTACGAGACCAAGAGCGACGGCTCGACGATCTATGTCGCCCGCGACAAGGTCAACGCCGCGCGCCAGCTGATCTTCACCAAGGGCTTGGTGACGTCCGGCTCGGTCGGCTACGAGATCTTCGACACCGGCAACGCGCTGGGCCAGACCGACTTCGTCCAGCAACTGAACCGCCAGCGCGCCCTGCAGGGCGAGCTGGAGCGCACCATCCAGGGCTGGGACGGCGTGCGCGCCGCCCGCGTCCACCTGGTGATCCCCAAGCGGCAGCTGTTCGAGGAAGACGCCGAGAAGCCGACCGCCGCCGTCACCATCAGCACCGGCCGCGAGCCGTCCGCCGACATGGTCCGCGCTGTCCAGAACCTGGTGGCCGGTTCGGTCGCCGGCATGAAGCCCGACGCCGTCAACGTCATCGACCAGCACGGCAAGACCCTGTCGGCCGGCAACGACGAGAGCCTGGCCGGCAAGCTGGCCCAGGACGCCAAGAGCGAGGCCGAGGCCCGCATCGCCAAGACCGTCAAGGACATGATCGACGGCGTGCTGGGCCCGGGCAAGGCGCGCGTCAACGTCACCGCCGACCTCGACCTGAACCGTGTCACCACCCAGGAGCGCAAGTTCGATCCGGACGGCCAGGTCATCCGCTCGGAAAGCACCAACGCCAACAATTCCAGCGAGACCAAGAACGACGACACCGGCGGCGTCACCTCGACCCAGAACATCCCCGGCCAGACCCCGAACGGCTTCCAGCCGCTGGGCGCCAAGCAGGACAGCAACGAGAGCGTCACCAACTACGAGATCTCGGAAAGCACCACGACCACCGTCCAGGAGCCGGGCAAGGTCCGCAAGGTCGCCATCGCCGTGGCCGTGGACGGCGTCACCGCCCCTCCCGGCAAGGACGGCAAGCCGGGCGCCTACACTCCGCGCTCCGCCGCCGAAATGGCGCAGCTGGAGCAACTGGTGAAGACCGCCGTCGGCTTCGACCAGACCCGTGGTGACCAGGTCTCGGTGGTCAATGTCCGCTTCCCGCAACCCGAGGACCAGGGTCTGGGCAAGGCTGGCCTGATGGACGGCATCGACAAGAACGACCTGATGCGCTTCGCCGAACTGGGCGTGCTGGCCGTCGTGGCCCTGCTGATCCTGCTGTTCGCGGTGCGCCCGTTCCTGAAGAGCCTGATGAGCCCGCCGCCGACCCCGCTGGGCCTGGCGCTGAACACGCCGCAGATCACCCGCATGGTCACCCTGTCGGACGGCACGACCCAGGAAGTGGTCGTCGACCAGACGGGCGAGCCGATCGCCATCGCCGGTCCCGCCGACATGGATCAACGCATCGACATCGCCAAGATCGAAGGCCAGGTGAAGGCCTCGTCGATCAAGCGGGTCTCGGAGTTCGTCGAAAAGCACCCCGACGAGTCCGTCGCGATCCTCCGCTCCTGGCTGCACGAGTCGGAGTAG